A DNA window from Mytilus edulis chromosome 14, xbMytEdul2.2, whole genome shotgun sequence contains the following coding sequences:
- the LOC139502521 gene encoding uncharacterized protein, producing the protein MLHIGPDLLVHMNQIELVMRSFPVLVHGLTRDHVRRDRDRQNWKVAQELSFQRVQDCLNDLINGSDDRAPIPSVKGTKAFLYVVHQYVDIFFSPKASLAERISLAGFVTHFLGIWRNYVYLNQALTLTSNFLSRETYCDIFISVHFAVMLICFYRDNFPNSQYLLHLTGSDCCEDFFSKNGQFVGNHHVYPYGQMYRNVSHMIRLSQIEANDNAPKFAKAHIKQENVWKSQYPGGVTCSLRDYPALGEEISAWKIGIRRARDLAKELGIIPRDLNIDLGFDDDDGDDDDGDDDDGDDDDGDDDDDTDDNYGWFYKPFDNCNHDKLFKNLSGDTCNNNNHDSDEYCDDDDLDPCIATDETQEIHDSSDDSQDENSTYTPMNIFEPTSSEFMEMHECIDVAIDNFEEHSDQNSVNIDDSIPSSLQKRQRIDATLLVPEHGIQHKTTLVKLLNEDPNLSKDRLVRVRQAALPNMAKSAQLGTDNGINLFEDFAYVDRTAKTFQIGHIQRMQRTIVAKNKRQLDIKIRFLFRHTF; encoded by the exons ATGCTACATATTGGACCAGATTTGCTTGTACATATGAACCAAATTGAGCTGGTTATGAGATCATTCCCTGTTTTAGTGCACGGGTTGACACGAGATCATGTACGGAGAGATCGTGATCGTCAAAACTGGAAAGTAGCACAGGAGTTATCATTTCAGAGGGTGCAAGATTGTCTCAATGATCTAATTAATGGAAGTGACGACCGTGCTCCTATTCCTTCAGTCAAAGGAACTAAGGCCTTTCTTTATGTGGTACATCAGTATGTTGACATTTTCTTCAGTCCGAAAGCTTCGCTTGCTGAACGTATCTCTCTCGCAGGATTTGTCACACATTTTCTAGGAATTTGGCGGAATTATGTTTACCTTAATCAAGCACTTACTCTGACCTCCAATTTTTTGTCCCGAGAAACATATTGCgacatatttatttcagttcacTTTGCAGTAATGCTTATTTGCTTCTACAGAGATAATTTTCCAAACAGCCAATACTTACTCCATCTAACAGGGTCAGATTGTTGCGAAGACTTCTTTTCAAAGAATGGCCAGTTTGTAGGCAACCATCATGTGTATCCATATGGTCAAATGTATCGCAATGTAAGCCATATGATCCGACTAAGTCAGATTGAAGCTAATGATAATGCCCCAAAGTTTGCCAAAGCCCACATTAAGCAGGAGAATGTATGGAAAAGTCAGTATCCTGGAGGAGTAACATGTTCCTTGAGAGACTACCCTGCTTTAGGCGAAGAAATTTCTGCATGGAAAATTGGAATACGTCGTGCCCGAGATCTTGCAAAGGAACTTGGAATAATTCCACGTGACCTCAACATAGATTTAGGGTTTGATGATGACGACGGGGATGATGACGACGGGGATGATGATGATGGGGATGATGATGATGGGGATGATGACGACGATACTGATGACAATTATGGATGGTTTTATAAACCCTTTGATAATTGTAACCATGATAAACTGTTTAAAAATCTATCAGGGGATACATGTAACAACAACAATCACGATTCTGATGAATATTGCGATGACGACGATTTGGATCCATGTATTGCTACGGATGAAACTCAGGAAATACATGATAGTAGTGATGATAGTCAAGATGAGAACTCTACATATACGCCAATGA ACATTTTTGAACCAACAAGTTCAGAATTCATGGAAATGCATGAATGTATAGATGTAGCAATCGACAATTTTGAAGAACACTCTGACCAGAATAGCGTTAATATTGATGACAGTATACCGAGCTCTTTACAGAAACg ACAAAGAATAGACGCAACACTTCTGGTTCCAGAACATGGCATCCAACATAAGACAACTCTTGTAAAACTTCTAAATGAAGACCCAAATTTATCAAAAGACAG GTTAGTGCGTGTACGACAGGCTGCCTTACCAAATATGGCCAAATCGGCACAATTAGGAACAGACAACGGCATTAATCTTTTTGAGGACTTCGCCTATGTTGATAGGACAGCAAAGACTTTTCAAATTGGACACATCCAAAGGATGCAAAGAACAATTGTAGCTAAAAACAAAAGGCAGTTGGACATAAAGATACGGTTTCTTTTTCGGCATACTTTTTAA
- the LOC139503288 gene encoding uncharacterized protein, whose product MSHFKILSSGNMSPIKYILQQPLECVQDSTKRYVRRKASEAVCTVLDHIAPGQSSKLLDLLVEDICNNNAVDKQNESKDELLNLILRLYDEADSNALKMQLLSIISTTSLNSKSQLLELKPGMSKWKVDQSRSHATRFGVGTIQTEKTPNYRDKMDKEKLKHAMAFFLDPNFIQICSFGNKDLHFDNGDVINIPQVVRRTCHSALIHMYKTVCTEADFTPLSDSTLFKILTTCSAAKRSN is encoded by the exons ATGAGCCACTTCAAAATCTTAAGTAGTGGAAACATGAGTCCTATCAAATACATACTTCAACAGCCATTGGAATGTGTACAAGATAGTACTAAGAG GTATGTAAGAAGAAAAGCCTCAGAAGCAGTTTGTACAGTGCTTGACCATATTGCACCTGGACAGTCATCAAAACTTCTTGATCTACTCGTGGAAGACATCTGTAATAATAATGCTGTTGACAAGCAAAATGAGAGCAAAGATGAATTATTGAATTTGATACTGAGATTATATGATGAAGCTGACAgtaatgcattaaaaatgcaATTACTTTCAATAATATCAACCACATCATTAAACAGTAAATCACAGCTGCTAGAATTAAAACCTGGAATGTCAAAATGGAAAGTTGATCAGAGTAGAAGCCATGCAACACGCTTTGGTGTTGGGACAATACAAACTGAAAAGACCCCAAACTACAGAGATAAGATGGATAAGGAAAAACTGAAGCATGCAATGGCATTTTTTCTGGATCctaattttatacaaatttgttcCTTTGGAAATAAGGACTTGCATTTTGATAATGGAGATGTCATAAATATACCCCAAGTTGTACGAAGAACTTGTCATTCTGCACTGATACATATGTACAAGACAGTATGCACAGAAGCTGATTTTACTCCTCTGTCAGACAGTactcttttcaaaattttgactACTTGTTCAGCAGCAAAACGGTCTAATTAA